One Triplophysa rosa linkage group LG8, Trosa_1v2, whole genome shotgun sequence genomic window, CCAGTACTAGGCCTTTAGTTAAATGAagtcttttttaaaaacatacaaaaaacattactgtgtggGTCCTgatacaaaacaattgcactgaTATTATATTGTAATTATATACGATTATTCTGCCAAAATAGTCCAGAAACTGATGACTATGCTGTAACAATACTACATGTATGTAGTTAATGCAACAACCTCGAGTCTGACACCAACTTCTCaaattaaaaaagaagaaatgtaCTACttaaaatacatactgtacatgcattaCTCTTGATCCTGTAAACATTTACCCCTGCATGTAATTGTTTGTCTTTGTTCATTTGGTAATGAGcttcttcaaataaaaatgttgactttgattcaaatgataaaacaacTGTCTGCAGAAAACCGAAGAACACCAGTGTAGGCTGAACAACAGTGGGACTTACAGCAAAAAAGAtgcatcatttaaaaactgaaagagGTATATTGTAATAACCCTGTTATAATTGCTTCAATACTATACATCTgttctataaaaaaaaaaagataattcaAATGAGTATGGAcacctttaaaaagaaaaggatTATATTACAGACAAGCTCCTCATGTAGACATCAAGGAACAAAGCcaagaaaaaattataaatataaacgaaattcattttaatttagctttttgtttgtgtgtgtcatcgTGTCCATTGAATTGTTTTCTGCTCTCTGGTAAATGCAATCGTTTACATGTGAACATTTGGTTTATGGTGTGTGATGTACAGAACACTCTTGTTATAGTATTTAAAGTACCAGTTTGATCTAGATCAAAGTCCACATTTTAATGAACACACAGCTCCTTAATTCTGTTAACATACATATTCGGTCATATTCAGAGTTGATCTCCTCGGTATCAATAAAGTATCTCTATTTATAATTTCCAATCCAGACATCACAACCCCAGAATTAAATTACACAGACGGCAAATTTAAAAATAAGTATAgtacagaaaagtaagaatatcTGTTTAGAATATCTTTTAATTAACAACTTTTACATTGTCCACCATTAAAAGAGTGTGCTCTCGTTCTGCTGCTGTCTGGCTCGGATCTTAATGGCATCATTAAGACAATGACATCCAAAAGAGAGTCTCTGTGCTACTTCCAATGTGTGACCTCCCTCctaccagagagagagagagagagagagagagagagagagagttcagaGTCTGAGAGGGATGGAGAGTCTGTGCCATCGTTGGGCTCTGATCACAACAGAGTTCGGCCAAAGGGAGAGAAAATCTCTGTTCTGTCTGCCGAGGAAGTCAGCAACCATCACCAAATCCAGATGCCTATATCTCACACGGATCTTTACCATTGCATTTTACAAATTTATTCCAGACAGTCCAGAGTGTTATAATACATACTTCAGAAGtacaaaaacatctttattgaTATGACGCCAATGGCTGGAGttgaaaagaaaatgagaaTATTCCAAGCCTATTTTATGATTATAAACAAGGGCATCAAATGATCCCACTTTTGgccattctctctctccctctagcTCTCTCATTTTTGTTCTCCTGGTAGGTCTGTGTTGATGCTAGACTGAGGTGGCGGTAAAGTGCAGCCTTTCGCCGGTGGCGAGTGGCCTATCCGGCACGGGCTGGGCCCGCCTCCTCCTTCGCTGTCTGTATTGGATGATGAGTGTGGAGGGGGCGGGGCCAGGCGTGGCAAGGGGGCTGAGGAGGGCGGGATGCGTGTGCAGGAGGTTGTGCGGAGGCTCTGGATGCGCCTGCATTCCTGGCAGATGCGCACGTGAGTACAGCCTCGTGGCAGAGGCACTGTCACTGCGGGCGGACCTAGCGCCACTGTAGGGGTGCTGTTGGCACCCAATGGGTCCTCCAGGAGCCGTTGAGGGCCGGGGCCCATGTCTGAGAGTCCGGCCCCTGAACTTCCTGTTAGGGGTCCGGTGCCGCTGTAGAGCTTTCCGTTGCTGAGGCGCATCTCTCTGACAAGGCGCAGAGGCCGGGGTGCCCCTAACGTGATGCGAGTGGGATGACGAAGGGCCAAAGAGCTGGAGAGCGGACGACGGCGGCGCAGACGGGAACTTTTCTTGCAAGAGACAGCGTTTCGAAATTCCGTCAACATCTCCTGGCACACGGACacctaaatttaaaaaaatgtacagtattaacaAAGGACggtttaaaaaatatgtactCGAGACGTGCACAAGTAGACATGCACACCGTGGCACAAACACTGACTTGGACTTCACTACGACACACACTAAGCTGACGAGTCGGCGGGTTGCCTTGGTAACCTACTGTAGTGTGACTGTGATATTGGCGATCGCAGGAGAGAGGCCGTACCTCGTCTGTTTCAGCTGATCGGCGTGTGGACCACACAAACTCCATCACAGCCACAAACACGGCAATAATCAGCCCACAGATCAACACCACAAATATACCGCCGATGTTCTCCATCCCAAGACCTGCAACAGTTTAACACGTTTACCTCCTCAtgtaaaaaatgatgtacaCTTGTTTATTTTTGGTACCGTTGAGGACTTTTTCAAACGAAACCACAGAATGGTGTGTGAAACGAGTCTGGGAGGAGGGTTCATGCCTTTGGCACGGTGGTCCTCTTCTTTGGGACACTGCCCTCCCTCCCACCACCTTCTCTTCAGGATCTCCAACCTGTTATTTTCCTGCAGCTGTAACACGGCCAGGCTGATCTCATCTCTGAAAGGAGAACCTGCGAGAGAGAATAATGCAGACGGAGGGATTTGGTGAAATGAGGAAGTGTAAATGAGTTGTACTTCTGCAAAAAAACGCTGTCTGAGAATATCCAGTAGAGTGGGTTTAACATGTATGACACCACTTTAAAACCACtgatttgttttttctttcttttttcaagggatacataaatgaaaatcctgtcattaaTTACACTACATTATCACCAATTACTCATTTTTGCATCGCTGCCCATGTACAGTGTCTCTTTGTCTCTCACCCAGAGGCATGCCGATGCCGTAACCCTTGGTGTCCAGCAGGCCTCCGATCTGGGTGAGGTTGCAGTTGAGGCTGCGATGATACTCATTCATGGTGCTCTCGAGGAGGAAAGCATATTTGGAGTTTAGGACTCGAGCAATGCCTTCCTCTGTGCTCTTGACAAACACACTGGGCTGCTTAGAGTACATGTAGTTCCACATCCGCTGATACGTTTGATATCGAGAGTTCTGCGGAGACGGATAGGTTATATCATTATGTATGATTAGGTATCACATATACccagtcatttttttgtgatttgtaatgtaatgtaaataacaaTCTGGGAAAATATAATcataatatctttaatattgacttgaTATTTATCCTTGATATTGACTTAGTAAGGCCAGGTCAAgtattgaaatcatagtgacaTTAATGGTTAAAGTCCAGCTTTGATGCCCGTTATCTTCGAATTACATTCCGAGAATTCAGCCTGGTTTTCTCAGACTGGATCACATATGATAAACACTTTTAAACAACGATTGAACTGGTTGTTCAATTGAAGTGAAGCTTCTTGTTTAACTGGGTGGTTCTTTTTGTCTGAAGAATGAAAGCAAATCATCCAACACTGATTGAAAATATAATAAGAGCTTAAgtaattttatttagtttttgatACAGAACACATTTATCAGTTTTCAGTTTAGTTCTTGTTCTTTTCaccatttctattttttattttacacaactaCACTTTTTCcccatatttttgtttcatagcCTTTGTGGGTTCGTGCGCTTATGTGTTTGAGTATGATTTTTATACATATTAGACAAAATGTACCATAAAAAATGTCATAGTGCTTCCACCATGAATGGTGCCATACTGAATATTGGTTTGATCGGCCAGGTCATCAGGTGAATCGATGGGTACCTCCATTCTCTGCACGGTCAAAAAAGCAGCAAGATTTGCTGTGTATGAGGAGATGATTATAAGAGTAAAAGCCCACCTATAAAAGCCATCAACAGaccaaaagagagagaaagaacatcAGAAAGGGGAAACCCAAAGCTGTGCAGTGCAACATTGTTTGGTGACTCTAATGTTCATCTTGAAAGGAGCATCAACACGTACGGACCCCCGGCACATGCTCGTACTCACCAGACTCCGCTGACGCagcgtgtggagagagctcggGGCATGATCTCTGATCCCTGCTGCATAAAACCCCCAACAGGAAACCACAGGCTGTTTCCCAGTGTATACTGATTCTCCAGCAGGTCTCTGCGCTCACGTAGGCATGGGTGAGGATTGTACCATTCATACGGACTCAATCTGCGACAAGTACAGAGACGTCCCGCTTAATGCACGCAAGCAATTATACTGTTGTTTGTCATTGTGTGCTCGTGTGTATAGGTGTGGGTGTCagcgtgtgcttgtgtgtacCTCGCAGAAAGAAAAAGCACACAGCTGACAGCAAGGTAAACCAGCAGCATGAAGAGCCAAACAGCCGGTGAGAAGGGATCCAGGAAGGAGAAATAACCTGGCTTCCTGCTCTGAGAGACAATGGAAGAGATAAAGAGGTACAATAATTAAACTCAAACATAAAATCTAAAGTCAAATGGATAATAAATACTGTGTGAATATTCAGTAGTACtatgttataaaataatttctatTGTATTATGTAAATGTTGTACGGTTTAGCATTGTAACataacatataaacatttttgatACTAAAATTACAGTTATATGTTTTCTACTATCAAATATTAATACTCTCTAAACTGTCTGTAatgtgggattataatttcaacAATTGACACCAAAAGCATCAGATTTTATCCTCTCCATTCATTAGTTTTATGATTGCATGTTTATCTCTCACCACAAGAGGGCGCTATTGACCAAAACCGATTTGCCTGAGAgctttttaatgcatttctgtcagaAATACAATCTGCTGTGTTTACTGAGCAAAGGTAAAGCAGCATAATGTAAGATTTAACCATTTTAGTTTGATTCTCAATGACAATTCTAGCAGTGGTCATCGGTAAAAAGGCAAAAATCGAGCACATTATGTTAAAAGTTAAATCTGATAATGTGTAATAATGTCAACAGGTTGATGTGAGAGTGATGGGATAAAAACGCTTGGGTTGAAACAATGGAAGTGTTTTTACATctttctaaacaatggtaaaaGTCTTAACCATGGCCAGCGGTCCCCACAATAATTAAGTTAAATGATGCTTATTTGAAAATGcacaaatgcagaaaggtttgtgtgagggttaggtttagggatggGGTTAGGGGATAGACTATTTTCTATGGAAAGACCCTCTAAAACATGGAAAcaatatgtgtgcgtgtgtgtgtaacttACTATATTAACCCTGTAGAGAATACTGATGCCCAAGGTCATAAAGGGTTTTGAGAAGTCaatgactttctctctctccgaTGTGATGGTAAAAGAAGCAACTGCCAAATCAGCTTTCtgctccaaagaacaaaagagaaagagagctaGACGAAACCATTTAAAGGCAGAAATGCACTTGGAAAGCCGCATCAAGACACAATAAGCAGATTAAGCAGAATTAAATGAAACTGGACAATTTCCGTAATTAATTTAGAAAGGACAGCAGATGTGTATGAGCACATACCCTGTTGATCAGCTCGCCCACCATCCCCGTCCACGAGCCGTTGGGTTCAGGTGCTCCGTACAGACCATCATCCACCAGTTTGATGCGGTAGGTGAATTTAAGGATATCAGACAGCTCTCTTAACATGTCTACACAAAAACCTTCATACTGATTGTTCCCCTCAAACTCCTGGTAATTTACTTTTCTCATCACATATGGGTTTTCCTGCACATACACAAGATGTAGATGGGGTTAATATTTGTGTGAACTGGGGTGTATTGACAAGtgatcatttttcctactagtctCTGTCATGTATCACATGACTGATTTTACTATTTTTCTAAACCTTGTAACTGTGTGGGTTTGAGATCGAAATCAAGAGAGATTTACAAGAGAGACTTGGCCAAGAAAGGCATCAACAATATCCAGTCAGCTTTAAAATCCTtacatgaaaacaaataacGAACATATTGTTTAAAACATGGTGACAGCAGGAGGAAAACTCCCGTCCACAAACTGCCTTTCAGTGAAACTGCATGAGAGTTTTGTACAACAAACAGTGACAgccaaataaacaacatttggaATTGCGTAAACGTTGAAATAAAATCAACCCTGAGCGCATTGGATTGACACAGGAAGATACAACCATTTGAAGCGGTCTGAAAACATGAATCAAAAAATTAAGCGAATCCTTCGAACACGTGACTAAGTGATATTATTTATGCCAATGTAAGTCGCATGAATCTAAAAATATTATCACATTTGTTTCTCAGCCGAATCAGCTGTACGATCACTCTTTCTACTCACACTTTCCATCAAAAACTCATTGAAATAAGCAAAGAGAACTGAATACTGCACTTTCTTGTCTACATAAGGTAAAAACTATGTGTGTCAAATCGATTCAtcgtgtttgttttaaacatgtttgtttatataatgtatgtgtgtgtggcgtgtatataaataaatgtttatatttacaaaatatgtgtaatatatTTGTAGTAGTTATACATAATATTacttatatttaaatacatattcagagaccattccaattttcatttaattagcATTTCTAGATGCATGGTGaacattccagtccagtgtttgttgaattttaacacaatcaaacctcaggagtgacaaagtcatccaacagcactGTGAAAGATGGATAGCatgacaaaacaaatgaaaactgtgataaaaatccaggtaattttttttttaaataattttgaacttttcctatatacgtacaaatattactgtagtattgcttaaaagtgaatcttgttttctttgcagtatttgagatctgaaaCAATacatcatcttttctgttattttgacctgtttctccagttttcattttctgcaaataaatgcaaatagaaacaatattttcatttgaaattgtGGAAGAAATGTTGGTAGtatacagaatgaaacaaaaaattaaacacatacctataaatagtaaatgtaaatatttgacGTACGTACTTGTGCattatgtgtgtgcatttaaatACACAGTATATGgaattatatataatacatataacacacacacacacacacatacagtattatataaagacaaacatttatttagaaatCTATTCATCACAATTAATCGTTTTGACAGCACTGGTCAATACTAATCTGTCAATCACTGGAAAACTTTCTTGGATCATTTGACTGGTAAAAAAGCCGTCTTGCAAGTGCTCATGTGAACTTTGACTTTAAACATGATGTTCTGTAAAGAGCAGTTGGATCTCACCAGTATTGTGGTGACGATGAGGCTCTTGTTAGCCAAAGTCTCTGAGACGTTGATATCCAGACTGGTGGAGTTCATTAGTAGAGTATTATTGGAGTACCAGATCCCAATCTaacaaaaaatgaatcaaaacaACGTGAAAGTGAATCAACCAAAACAACCATTTGACTCCATTATACAAAACTGTGTGTAACCTCTTTGTGGCCTCTTCTGTGCTTCTCCAAGATGTGGAGGGTGTAATTGGTCCTCTGGCCTTTGCTGTTGAACTCAACCCGACCTGTCAATCCATCATACTCCACCTGATCAAAACCATTAGAACAGAGAGCAAGAGACAACAGTTATGTTACAGcacttacacaaacacacacacaattgaaTCGTAACGGACACTGAGAGCAATGCAGGGTTCACACACTGACCATCCGCAGATAGTTCATGAGGCTGGTTCCGTGCTGCCAGATCTGAGGAGACGTGCAGCTCAGAGGTTTGACGCCAATCTCCTGACTGCGGTTCAATTCTTGCACTGCGCTCACCACCACATGCACGGCATCAAACAGCAGGGCCGCCGATAGCTGACAACGCAGGTGAACACAGAAACACTGCGTGTGAAAAACATAACAGAGGCTTTCCTGTCCTGTTTTGTATTTGTGCGTGTCTCACCGCAGGTCCTGGATAAGGGTTGATATCACAGCCCTCTCTCCAGGACAAGTTAAGGCTCCTGATAAACTCCAGGTAAAATGGGTGGGAGGTGTTGAACATGGAGAAGCCCACAATGTTTGACTGATCATCTACTATATCATCTAACCATAGTAAGGGAAAGTCCTGCAaccacacacagacagaaaaaaCGAATGACATTAAACAGCGGCAATGAGGGTAAATGGAGCATAAGTATATGTGTAATAGTATataattaatgttttttgtaataattgctACCTATGAGTAGCATGCACGTAACCTGAATAAACGGTTACtgttgtgtgtgatgttttaATACTTAATAGTCTGCGTGAGGTGAATGATGTGTTAGGTTGGACTATTTAATAGAGATTTAGTGTGGTTTGAGTGACTTAACCCTTAAGTGTCACTGaattgataaaaaaatacacatgaaAAAGCACAATCTACACTTGTAACTCCACAAACGCTTGAAATTCATAAATGCTTACAGATCTAAAGCTGGTCTCTTATGAAAGAAGACATTTGGCTGGTTATTGctgaacataaaaaaatcacttaattatttattatttaatgaagAG contains:
- the grik5 gene encoding glutamate receptor ionotropic, kainate 5 isoform X1, whose translation is MPELPALLLSIYFRFLLVTVVTMPLSSLSQTSVLSSVRMAAILDDSSVCGRGERLALALARENINSMMEGSARARVEVDIFDLQKDSQYETTDTMCQILPKGVVSVIGPASSPASGSIVSHICGEKEIPHVKIGPEETPRLPYLRFASVTLYPSNEDLSLAIGSILRSFNYPSASLVCAKAECLLRLEELIRRFLISRETLSIRMLDDNLDPTPLLKEIRDDKIATIIIDANASISYLILKKASELGMTSAFYKYILTTMDFPLLWLDDIVDDQSNIVGFSMFNTSHPFYLEFIRSLNLSWREGCDINPYPGPALSAALLFDAVHVVVSAVQELNRSQEIGVKPLSCTSPQIWQHGTSLMNYLRMVEYDGLTGRVEFNSKGQRTNYTLHILEKHRRGHKEIGIWYSNNTLLMNSTSLDINVSETLANKSLIVTTILENPYVMRKVNYQEFEGNNQYEGFCVDMLRELSDILKFTYRIKLVDDGLYGAPEPNGSWTGMVGELINRKADLAVASFTITSEREKVIDFSKPFMTLGISILYRVNISRKPGYFSFLDPFSPAVWLFMLLVYLAVSCVLFLSARLSPYEWYNPHPCLRERRDLLENQYTLGNSLWFPVGGFMQQGSEIMPRALSTRCVSGVWWAFTLIIISSYTANLAAFLTVQRMEVPIDSPDDLADQTNIQYGTIHGGSTMTFFMNSRYQTYQRMWNYMYSKQPSVFVKSTEEGIARVLNSKYAFLLESTMNEYHRSLNCNLTQIGGLLDTKGYGIGMPLGSPFRDEISLAVLQLQENNRLEILKRRWWEGGQCPKEEDHRAKGLGMENIGGIFVVLICGLIIAVFVAVMEFVWSTRRSAETDEVRPLSCDRQYHSHTTVSVCQEMLTEFRNAVSCKKSSRLRRRRPLSSSLALRHPTRITLGAPRPLRLVREMRLSNGKLYSGTGPLTGSSGAGLSDMGPGPQRLLEDPLGANSTPTVALGPPAVTVPLPRGCTHVRICQECRRIQSLRTTSCTRIPPSSAPLPRLAPPPPHSSSNTDSEGGGGPSPCRIGHSPPAKGCTLPPPQSSINTDLPGEQK
- the grik5 gene encoding glutamate receptor ionotropic, kainate 5 isoform X2, which produces MPELPALLLSIYFRFLLVTVVTMPLSSLSQTSVLSSVRMAAILDDSSVCGRGERLALALARENINSMMEGSARARVEVDIFDLQKDSQYETTDTMCQILPKGVVSVIGPASSPASGSIVSHICGEKEIPHVKIGPEETPRLPYLRFASVTLYPSNEDLSLAIGSILRSFNYPSASLVCAKAECLLRLEELIRRFLISRETLSIRMLDDNLDPTPLLKEIRDDKIATIIIDANASISYLILKKASELGMTSAFYKYILTTMDFPLLWLDDIVDDQSNIVGFSMFNTSHPFYLEFIRSLNLSWREGCDINPYPGPALSAALLFDAVHVVVSAVQELNRSQEIGVKPLSCTSPQIWQHGTSLMNYLRMVEYDGLTGRVEFNSKGQRTNYTLHILEKHRRGHKEIGIWYSNNTLLMNSTSLDINVSETLANKSLIVTTILENPYVMRKVNYQEFEGNNQYEGFCVDMLRELSDILKFTYRIKLVDDGLYGAPEPNGSWTGMVGELINRKADLAVASFTITSEREKVIDFSKPFMTLGISILYRVNISRKPGYFSFLDPFSPAVWLFMLLVYLAVSCVLFLSARLSPYEWYNPHPCLRERRDLLENQYTLGNSLWFPVGGFMQQGSEIMPRALSTRCVSGVWWAFTLIIISSYTANLAAFLTVQRMEVPIDSPDDLADQTNIQYGTIHGGSTMTFFMNSRYQTYQRMWNYMYSKQPSVFVKSTEEGIARVLNSKYAFLLESTMNEYHRSLNCNLTQIGGLLDTKGYGIGMPLGSPFRDEISLAVLQLQENNRLEILKRRWWEGGQCPKEEDHRAKGLGMENIGGIFVVLICGLIIAVFVAVMEFVWSTRRSAETDEVSVCQEMLTEFRNAVSCKKSSRLRRRRPLSSSLALRHPTRITLGAPRPLRLVREMRLSNGKLYSGTGPLTGSSGAGLSDMGPGPQRLLEDPLGANSTPTVALGPPAVTVPLPRGCTHVRICQECRRIQSLRTTSCTRIPPSSAPLPRLAPPPPHSSSNTDSEGGGGPSPCRIGHSPPAKGCTLPPPQSSINTDLPGEQK